The following is a genomic window from Chania multitudinisentens RB-25.
ATCTCCCAGCCGCGCTCCTGTACCATCGGAACATGGCCTAAAGAGGCAGTGTTATAGAGTGTAAAAGAGAACTGCAAACTACGCGAAAATCTGTTTCTTTTATCCTGTTGAACAGAGTGGATCATTGATGAAGTTAAAAGTGAGGCGGGCAGAAATACCGTGTGAAGTAATATAAACTTCCATATTACCAGCACCTCCTCCATGATTTGTTCATAATTCATGGATAACGCTATTTCAGGTTTTAAAAAGTTTACATACCATCGCACTACTCTATGTTTGTCCGCCTAGTATTACTTCCGACGACACAATGCGCTTGTTAACAGGCAGCGCTTTTGATGAAAAGTAATCTTAAGGAAATGATGATGCGTAAACTGACCGCTTTATTTATTGCTTCTACTTTAGCTCTGGGTACTGTTTCAGTAGCATTTGCTGCGGATAGTGTTGCGGAACCTCGTACTGACAGAGCACCGATGAAAATGATGCACCATGATGGCCCTGGTAAAAGAGGGCCGTTTGCGGGGTTGAATCTGACAGAACAACAGCGCCAGCAGGTGCGTGACATTATGAAAGAAGCACATCAGAAACGTGGTTCCGAGGAAAATACCGAGCGCCAGGCGTTGCATAATCAGATTGCTTCAGACAGCTTTGATGAAGCTAAAGCAAAGGTACACATTGATGCTATCAGCAAAGCACAGGCTGAACATATGCTGGAGCGCGCCAAAGCGGAGAATAAAATATATAACCTGCTGACTCCTGAGCAGCAAAAACAATACAATGAGAATTATCAGAAACGCGAGCAGAAAATGATGG
Proteins encoded in this region:
- the spy gene encoding ATP-independent periplasmic protein-refolding chaperone Spy, with the protein product MRKLTALFIASTLALGTVSVAFAADSVAEPRTDRAPMKMMHHDGPGKRGPFAGLNLTEQQRQQVRDIMKEAHQKRGSEENTERQALHNQIASDSFDEAKAKVHIDAISKAQAEHMLERAKAENKIYNLLTPEQQKQYNENYQKREQKMMEHKNKMQEQNLLRDN